TAATCTTTatgtttaaatgaaaaatagatgTGTACTTGTTGAGGAAGTTATCTATTTGTTATTCTCTAGGAAAATTGGAGAGAACTGCTGTGCTGAAAGCCTTATGCGCCGGATTTAAGGAGGGGACGGATCCTCCAGTTTGTCTGAGTGCAGGTTAATCTTTGTACTTCATTTATGTCCTTTTCCCAACAGATGACTTGCAGTTCAATGTTTGCAATATTGTCTGACACTTCCCGATGGCTTGATACTGCTTCACAGATCTAGAGACCAACGAGTGCCTTTATAGCAGCGGTGGTTGTTGGTGGGATGTCCAGTCGAACGTTACAGCTTGCAGAGTACAGTCCGAAGGCCTTCCtcgaacattttgcatttaGTCCACACGTTTCAGTTCTGCGATTAAACCGAGTCGCTATTTTTCCAGGACACATTCAGAGGAAGAGTATGTGAGTGCCCCAATGTCCAAGGTGTTCAGTACAAAGGAGATGGCTATATATCTTGCGAAGGTACAGCTCTATGCTTCGCCAATGACTGTTGTATCGTAGACGCATTGTTTTTCTCCCCTGAAGTGCAGAGCATTCACCACATCCATCAATTTGAGCAAGTGATTTAGAATTGGGGAAAGGGTAAAAGAGAAACAAGTTCTGGGTGCTAGTGACTGTTGATGAATTTGGTAGATGATGAGAATATCTAGACGGTGATGGAGAAAATACTTCTGGTTGGCATGTGCCGACTTTTGGACATGGAGCTGGGGACATAGTATTCAGCTATAAATTCACTTTTGCAACTAGTTTTTTTGTGAATTCATGCTTCCGCGCCTTCCTTGCTGGTGTTAAAGATACCGTTGCAACTGTTTAACGCAGTATACCGAGAGACCAAATAGTGAATGCATTAGCTTAGTACTCACTCTTGGTCCATGAATGGCAGCATTTGGACCTGGACGGTGTGCCATCAGCAATGGAGGCTGCTGGTCAGATTCCAATAAGGGGATAACCTTCTCAGCATGCTCAGTTCAGTATTGCTACTCGGTCTTTTGTTTGCATTACTTTCTTTACTACAATCGATGACAACGTTTCTTGTTCATATGAATAGGAGTCTCAATTGTCTGGATGCAGCTGCCCACCCGGGTTTCGTGGGGATGGTCACAAATGCGAAGGTGCGAAATTTTACCTAAGTGACTCAAAAAATCATCTTTGCATAGTTATCTGCAACTTCGACAGTCCGTCAACATTCTGCCATCATCGTTTCACAGATGTTGATGAATGCAAGGAACGTTCTGCTTGTCAATGCGACGGTTgctcatgcaagaacacatggGGTGGATATGCCTGCAAGTGCAAGGGAAACCACATATACATCGCGCAGCACGATACGTGCATCGGTAAGGCAATCGTATTCTACTTGTGTAACCGTTTGCACACCAGCCCAAGATCTGCAGGAAGCAGTCTTGAAAATCTTCTCTTCATTGGAAATCAGCTTCTAAAATGGAAGCTTTGTACTGATTAGGAAACTGCAGCTGCTTCTTCATGTTTAAGCTACGTTTTCTCTTTGGTGAGACAGAACTATGCATGACAGATGATAGTCATACATATATCCTGAAGGGCCTCACAAAAGAATGGAGATGAACTAAGAAAGTAGCTGGCATGGCCAGATTTATGTtcttaccaaaaagaaaaactgcatAGACCTCTAATTCACAAAGTAATAGTAACTTTGCTAACAATTCTGCAGAGAGGAATGGCTCTAGACTTGGATGGTTCGTCACGGTTTTGGTATTGGCAGCTGTAGCAGGTGTTGCAACTGCCGGATATATCTTCTACAAATACAGGCTCCGGGTATGTGGAACATACATGGTCGAGCAGATTCATATCCCTTTCTCTCACCTTGGCAACGAGCTGatattttgctgaaaatttgCACTTTGCAGTCTTACATGGACTCGGAGATCATGGCAATCATGTCTCAATACATGCCGCTCGACAACGACCACCCACCTGAAGTTCAAACAGACGTTCAGCCGCTACGAGGAAGAACGACGGTGTGAGGTAAGTGACTTGACAAGCACTTCGATTTTGACCTCCTATTCTCGAGGAAGCCGGGCTTTACATATTAATCCTTGAACTTGTTGTACTTTGGCAGGGAGAGACAATACACAGAGTGCCATGTGAAAGCAGTGACGAGAGGAAGTTGCTTCCTGCCGAGGGCGGactatattttcttttccttgagcCATGGTTTACATTCCGGGGTGGTTTCGTTCATCGCAACACAACTTAGGATTGTGCTAATTATATCACACAAGGATAAGTCTTGGCAGACCCCTCTTGCTTTCTGGACAGGAGTTGTTGAGTTGTATATATGGGCATTAGCTATAAGCCTCAGTCTGGGGGGTTCACGTAGAGATTTTACAGATGTGAAGAAATAAGGTGAAAGAACCATAATGTACTAGAGCACTTACAATAGATGTCAGTAGCAAAGCAGTTGCAATAGATCTATCCATATTCCTTATCTTACAGCGAGATGATGGTGACCACTGTTCATTGAGTTCTGTTTTCAATTGGCGTACCTGTTTCCGGCCTGAAATATGCAAGAGATGGATGGTTCTTTACATGCACCACAGATTTCGTCCAGCCGCTTGTAATCTTCTTTTCCAGTTCATTAATAACTAAAGATGATCTTTCAACCCCATGAACATGACCAGACAAGACAAATCAACCAAATGACGGCATACCGAGTTTAAGTACTTCATTGATTATATTTGGTGACATTTTTGCATAAGAAAAGAAGCATAATAGGCACAAGACAATGCCTACTTTACAATTGGCAACCTGCCTCACCCTGTGCAGGCTCATTTATGGGCACGACCGCCAAAAGAAAACTACACCAAAGCAGGCAAAGCAGGAAGCGAATAGATGTATAAAATGATGAGGAGTGTTGCTTAGCGAATGAAGCAAATTATTTGCCTCTTTTCACTACTTGCTTTGGTTGTGCTTCAGCAGTTTCACCAAAATGttactcagagagagagaagagagagagagagagagagagagtaccaaCTACTATGGAGTTCTTTTCAAAACctaaaaacaaaaatccaatTCTAACTGCATGCTACATCAATATCCACTGGAGTACAGTCTCCCTTCATACCTAGAATACTGCTTTCTTACTTGCAGAAATTAACTACCCAAATTACAAAGGGTTAGGGAAGATAAACCCTTCGTCCACGTCTAATTTCCTCAGAGTATCAGTAGCAGTTAGTTGCTAGACAAAAAgtacaacaaaataaaaatctctgTTGATGCACTAGCTAGTTACTACATAACAGCAGGCAGTACCAACTGTTGCAGCTGGTGAACAACATGTGACATCCTCGGTCTCATGGAAGGAACATGCTGCGTGCAAGAGTAAACAAGGTCCACAACCTTTTGAATATCTCCAGCTTCCGGAATGTTagcagaagaagatgaagatatgagTGGATCTAATAGCTCGGGGTAGCGGTGAGCCTGCACTAGAGGCGTTGCCCATTCAAATATACTTTGCCAACCGACGGAGTCAACTGCCTGTGCAGGCCTACGCCCACTTAAGATTTCAAGCAGGAGCACTCCAAAACTATACACATCACTCTTTGTCGTTATCTCATTGCTATACACAAATTCTGGGGCAAGGTACCCATGTGTGCCACCAGCCATCATTGTCCTCTCATGCATCACTTCCCACGGCACAAATTTTGAAAGGCCTACCCCCATTAGATGGGCTCCAAATTCTTCATCGAGTAATACATTACTGGCGCGAATATCACGATGCACCACATGTGGCTTGACCTTGTCATGCAGGAATCTAGAGGCAAAACAAAACCAAGTAAGATTCTGTTTaccaagtgaaaaaaagaaaaagaaaaggaaaaggaggattCTGTTCATCAtacaagaaatttctacttcaaagtAAGAATCTCGAAAAACATATGTTAAACTACAGTACAAAGTATCAAGAACTTCAATCCTGTTTATTTTCGTTGTTTAGATCAACGCCACACAGGAAATCATGTTCCCCTGTTTTCTAGTCCAACTATTAGCAACCGATGTATTGCTGTGCTTTCAATTTTCATAGAAATCCACACTTTAAAGACCAACCTGAAGGTAGcattggaaaaaggaaagaaagacaaTGAAGAGGGCAAGCATCCCAGAGACTGCATACGATCATCAACAAAGGGTTAGACTTACGCAATTCCTTGAGCAAGTGTTGTGGCAATTTTCATTCTCATGGCCCAATCCAAGCTCCGGCCACCTCTTGGAATGTGGTGTAACCATCTATCTAGAGGCCCATTAGCTACAAACTCATACACTATGTAGCGGTCACCGTGATCATAACAACATCCTTTGACTGCCACCAAATTTGGATGATGAAGTCTAGCAACTCTTCCAATTTCAGAATAAAACTCCTTCTTCCTCTGAAAAGTAGTCCTCTTCAATCGCTTGACTGCAACCTTAGAACCATCTGGCAGGAGTCCAGTATAAGTTCCCCCTGTCTTGGCATCTCCAAGTAGACGATTTCCCTCGCTGAAATTCTTTGTTATTGACCGCAATTCCTCCTTGGCGAAGACTTTCCATGAGGGTGGAACCAATGCAGAAGCAGCTGGATTGGATAATTTGCGTGACCTTCTGCGCCTCTTGCCTCGCTTGTAAAGGAGAAGCCAGAGGACAACAGCCAAGGTGGTGCCAAAAATTACTCCACTAACAACAAGAAGAATGATGAAATATTCCATGTGGCAGTGCATGTGGTAACATTTGCTTTCTGCATGTTAAGTAGTTAAAAAGGCTCTCAGAAAAATTGGCAATCACATGGGAAAGAGTGTACATTCCAAAAACGTACAATGACTTTACCCATTTctaacacacacacaaaagagtGCAATTGCCGACAGTCTTCAACAGAGAGAAATGCAGATCCATTCACCAGTGTACATGAATCAACAGAACTATTGAGTTGGCAGGGCATATTAGAGCAATTGGATGTTGGCATCGAACTTTGGAAGATGGATCCATTCCAATGCGAAGAATTGTCAGACCACTTCCAGCCAAAACCATAAGAAGAACTAACTTTCCTTCCTCCAACCCAGCAGCCACCGCTGGTGCTATTGCATAGATATTGTGTGAGATTCACTTCCTTGGATGATACCAGAGCTGCTAAGTGTCCACCTTTATCCCTACAGGAGGCCTCCGAATCATTCCACGAAAGGGGTGATTCAAAGAAGCCAAAGCACTTACTTTTGCTTGGGCCAACTACCCAATCTTTAGGACATGTTCCTGTGAATAATGAAGATAGAACTTCAACATGGAAGCTCGAATGCAGTCTCAgcaaattaaatatgaaagtaagAAAGGCCAGTCACATAGCCAATTTCTATTCTACGGGGAACTATGTTCTATAGAACCACCACTTTGATGTTTCTTCTAGCATTCCAATACGTACTTCCCCTCAAAAAGACATAGAGGAGGTCATGCGTTAGATGTCTCCTTGCTGACTTATTTGAGGTCATTTTACGATTACGCCTTGCAGTTCATTTCCTAGTTATTGACTCTTGTCTTGGTTATCTTGATAAACAAGAATGTCCAAGATAAGATTCACCCTATATCAGCATTTAACATACCATCTGCTGCTGACGATAACCTGGAAGAGGGCCAGACAGATTCGAACAGAAGAAAGAGAGCAGATACCGCAGGTCAAGCCTTTCTTGAAGCAGCATAACAGTCAAGAGTATAAGAAAATAAACATCAAGAAACCAATCCCCTCAGTCCATAAGAAGTTATGATCTTAAAGAAATCTTCTACCCAAAGAAAGAACCCCCCCTCAAATACATCTTTCTTGCCCCTTTGCAGCCCCCTCAGTACGTCAGAAAACGCGAGACGCAGCACACGTACCATTTCGCGGCTTCTCCTTCACGGAAGCGACGACCCGGCTGTCGAGCGTCTCGTTGAGCACCTGAAACAGAGCGCAGAGAGAATGAGCACCAAAAACACCACCGACCATCGAGCAGCAAAAAGAGCAACGCGGCCCAAGCAAATCTCACCGCAGTGGAAGCTCGAAGCGGAATCACCAAAGAAGCAGCGAGGACGGAGAAGGAAAGCACGGAGATGAGGTCCCCTCTCATCACGGCCATCTCGGGAGTGGGAGACCCAGAAGCGGAAGCTCACAGGGACGACCCAGAGACGCGACGGGAGCACAGAAGGCGGATCGCGGAGGCATGGGCGGGGAGCTCCATGGTCGCTCCGGCTTGAGAGGGTCGAGAGAGCAATGAATGAGGGGAGGTGGGTAGGTATCAAAATTCATACTTTGCTCGCATCCGCCATTAATTCCGAGGACGAGAGTTTCGgagtttctttttatcttttttggttTCTTGTCGGGGCTTCATCGATGTTCACGAGTCAACAGTCGCCGTGGACTGGGACCTGGAGAAGCCTGCCGGTGGAGCGGCCACCCTCCAATCTTCTTCCCCCATTGTTTTCATCATAGATTTTGGCGTTCTACTTTTTTACTTGGTCTAAATTTTGACTCCTTAATTCGAAACATCTTCAACGatgagaaagcaagaaaatcgAAGCCTCTGAAATTTTCACATAAATATTCGCACATAGAACATATAGTCTTTCACAGTTGCTTAAAGATAGTATTCCGTAAGCTCTTATCTACCTCAGGTTGAAGGATCTCGAATGGcaatttagcaatttttttttatagaagtaattttaaaattatatatttttgaaaaaattttaaataagggcatggagctagacatggccggttcctcgaaaccgccggtttcggttcaagaaccggcccttgaaggggcctgttccggttccgggcccattTCGGTTCcgtcttttaattttaatttttaaaataataaataataaaataaacataataaattataaattataatcaaattgtacattgtaataaaatatggggaaaaaagagagagaggaggaatgagcttgaacttaatgaattattattaagcgcctacatattttcttgggg
This sequence is a window from Rhodamnia argentea isolate NSW1041297 chromosome 3, ASM2092103v1, whole genome shotgun sequence. Protein-coding genes within it:
- the LOC115754987 gene encoding C-type lectin receptor-like tyrosine-protein kinase At1g52310 yields the protein MAVMRGDLISVLSFSVLAASLVIPLRASTAVLNETLDSRVVASVKEKPRNGTCPKDWVVGPSKSKCFGFFESPLSWNDSEASCRDKGGHLAALVSSKEVNLTQYLCNSTSGGCWVGGRKVSSSYGFGWKWSDNSSHWNGSIFQSSMPTSNCSNMPCQLNSSVDSCTLVNGSAFLSVEDCRQLHSFVCVLEMESKCYHMHCHMEYFIILLVVSGVIFGTTLAVVLWLLLYKRGKRRRRSRKLSNPAASALVPPSWKVFAKEELRSITKNFSEGNRLLGDAKTGGTYTGLLPDGSKVAVKRLKRTTFQRKKEFYSEIGRVARLHHPNLVAVKGCCYDHGDRYIVYEFVANGPLDRWLHHIPRGGRSLDWAMRMKIATTLAQGIAFLHDKVKPHVVHRDIRASNVLLDEEFGAHLMGVGLSKFVPWEVMHERTMMAGGTHGYLAPEFVYSNEITTKSDVYSFGVLLLEILSGRRPAQAVDSVGWQSIFEWATPLVQAHRYPELLDPLISSSSSANIPEAGDIQKVVDLVYSCTQHVPSMRPRMSHVVHQLQQLVLPAVM